The window ATGCCATCCACACCGTCCGTTAGTACCATATACAGGAATGTCACCAGAAATTCGGTTCTTCTCAACGAGTCCCTTTCCATAATTGAGAGTTACTAAACTGTCAGCGCGAACTAACGGATACTTAAAGACGGTATTTTGGGAGAAACCACGTGGAAAAGTTCCTACAACATTTCCTGAGTTGACAAATTCGATCAATTCGCGAACATTCATCTACTTCTCAAGCCTCCATTTCGCCCACCACCAAAACGCGCAATTCTGTCACTCGTTTCAGTTGAATATCATTTGTTAAAAACGCATCACAATTTGCTGCGATCGCGGTTGCAATCTGTAGCGCATCTGGCAACTGAAAATTGTATTCAAATCGAATTCTTGCAGCTTCACGAGCAATCATCCGGGAACTCTCCACAAACACCACATTCTCACTGTCCAGAATCTCTAAATAAGCCTGCTGCAACGCTGCTAAGTTCAATCGCAACGCACCCACTAGGCATTCTGCGATCGTCACTGGACTCACAACAGCCGTAATCTCGGCTTCCAACCGTTCAAAGATTGGGTCAACCACCCCAACAAACTGCGGATTCCGCTCAACAAAATAAATCACAGGAGACGTATCCAGAAATAGCCGAGAAACTCCTGACACCTCATCGTCAATTTGCATCATTCCCCTCGTGATAGTCGATCGCGATGTTCATCTCCTTCCCGTCGAGTCCGTGACACCCATTCTTGAGCATCTTCCCCCATCATCGGATAAGGAGCCATCCCCTTAAGATCACTCCACTTACGTTTCGGTCTTGGATTCTCCTCAGCAATGCCTCGTTTGGGCTTATTTTGCGTCACTGCCTGACGTTTTAGTTGCTCTGCGGTGTGATTTAGGACTTCAAACTGCTCTTCTAGCGTGAGTTGATCAATGTCTTGCAGCACTTGCTGTAATGAAGTCATAACCCCAACCTCCTAAGATTTTCTCGAATCGCTATCTCTAATTTGGCACTTTCAGCAAACTGCTGGTCGAGCGTCTGGGTCAACCTCTGCATCTTTTCCTCAAACGGCTCATCGTCCTCGATCAAGTCTTCCGCCCCCACATATCGTCCCGGAGTTAGCACATACCCATGTGATTTAATGTTTTCCAGCGTCGCACTTTTACAAAATCCTGCCACATCTGCATACACCCCAGCCTCCGGTTCGCCACGCCACGCATGATAAATTCCCACAATCCGGTCAAGCTCTGTTTCAGTGAGTTCTCGATGTGTGCGATCGACCAAATTCCCCAGCTTCCGCGCATCAATAAATAGGGTTTCTCCCCGTCGATCTCTGAGCGGCGAAAATCCTTTTACGCCGATCGCCCCTTTCTTATTGCGCGTCACAAACCACAAACACGCTGGGATTTGCGTAGTGTAAAACAACTGCCCCGGCAGCGCGATCATGCAGTCCACCAAATCCGCTTCTACGATCGCTTGACGAATGTCTCCCTCGCCCGACTGGTTAGAACTCATCGACCCATTCGCCAACACAAAGCCAGCAATTCCATTCGGTGCGAGATGATGAATCATGTGCTGCACCCAGCCATAATTCGCGTTGCCTTTGGGCGGGGTGCCATACTGCCAGCGCACATCATCCGCAAGCGACCCATTCCACCAATCACTGATGTTAAAGGGCGGATTTGCCAAGATGTAATCCGCCTTCAGATCCTTGTGCAAATCATTCGTGAAACTGTCCGCTTGTCGATCGCCAATATTGCCGTCAATTCCCCGAATTGCCAAATTCATCAAACACAGTCGCCGCGTGGTCGGGTTTGACTCCTGCCCATAGATGGCAATGTCACCCTTACGCCCGCCATGCGCCTCAACGAATTTCTCCGACTGCACAAACATTCCACCTGAACCGCAACAGGGATCATAAATTCGCCCTTTATACGGCTCAATCATCGCAACTAATAGCTTCACGACCGACTGCGGTGTATAGAATTCTCCGCCCCCTTTGCCCTCCTTCTCAGCAAACTGCCCCAGGAAATATTCATACACCCGCCCCAAAATATCCTGGGATCGACTGGCAGCATCTCCTAACCCAATCCTGCTAATCAGATCAATCAGTTCACCCAACCTTTGTTTATCGAGATCCGGTCGGGCATACTGCATCGGCAATACGCCTTTGAGTCGCGGGTTCTCTTTCTCGATCGCACTCATTGCCTCATCAATCAGCTTGCCGATCGTCGGCTGTTTTGCATTTGCCTGAATGTGCGACCATCGCGACTCTTTCGGAACCCAAAAAACGTTTTCACCCACATACTCATCTCGGTCTTCAGGATCGGTGTAGTCCGTTTCTTGTCGGCTTGCTAAGTTGTCGTAGAGTTCCTGGAACGCATCTGAAATGTATTTAAGAAAAATCAGCCCCAGCGCAACGTGTTTATACTCAGCAGCATCCATGTGACCACGCATCTTGTCAGCCGTTGCCCACAGCGTTTGTTCAAAACCCAGATTTGCGCCATTGCCGTTTTTGCCGTTCGTTCCTTTTTTCGTCGCCACGCTGGATGATGTCCTTAATCGAACTCAATGATCAATCGAAAACAAGTGTAGTGCCACACGTCAGAAATTGAAACTTTTCTCTAAAAGCATTGGCACTTCTAATCGAGAATTTGCCCTACACTATGCCGTGTAATCCTAATTCGACTCATGCCGATCGTCGCAATCATTAATCAAAAGGGCGGAGCAGGCAAATCCACCATTGCAGTTCACCTTACCCGTTGGCTCCAGAAGCAGAAGAAGTCTGTCGTGGTTGCGGATGCAGACGCTCAATGCTCATCCTCAAAGTGGCTATTGCGACTTGAGCAAGACGTACCCTGTGAAATTATTCAAGCTCCGGATACACTTCTGGACGAACTCCCTAAATTACTTGAAAAGTACGACTGGGTAATTGTCGATGGTCCGGCTGCACTCTCCGAAACCACAAGAGCCGTGATCCTCGTGGCAGATTTAGCGATCGTACCCTGCCAGCCAACAGGCGTTGATCTCGAAAGCGCCTCAGATACCGTTCGCTTAATTCATCAGGCACAACGCATCCGTCGCGGCGATCCGAAAGCTGTGATGTTTGTGAACCGAGCCGTTAAAGGGACCAAGCTGAAAGATGAAGCGATCGAAGTATTGCGCCTTATGCCGGGAGTCACAGTTTTAGAAACCGTAATTCATCAGCGTCAAATTCTGGCAGACTGTTTTGGGCAGAACTCAACAGTATTTGACTTGACAGGCTCGACGGCTGGAATTGCTCGACGCGAACTAGAGCAACTTTTTAAGAAAGCGCTGGAGGTATTAGATGGCTAAATCGAGACAATCGCTAACTCAGGGCTTATCGGCATCGATCGCCCAGAAGTTTATTGAAAATCCCGAAAGCGTTGACCCTTCGCAAACGCTCTCCCTTGGGCAAATTCATCTTCCGAACAAGCAACCCCGACGCTACTTTGATCCGCAGAAGCAGGCACAGCTCGTCCAATCTGTCCGGGAGTATGGCATTTTAGAGCCATTACTCGTTCGTCCTCTGGAGAATGGAGCTTACGAGTTAGTCGCAGGTGAGCGGCGCTACCGCGCAGCAAAAGAGCTTGGACTTCAAGATGCTCCCGTGGTGGTCAAGGAGCTTAACGATCAACAGGCGCTTCGAGTATCGCTGATTGAGAATCTACAACGAGAAGACCTCAATCCAGTCGAAGAAACAGAAGCCATTTTAGATTTACTTGCGATTCAAATTGGCGGGAGTCGTGATGATGTTGCTTCGGTTTTGCACCGAGCCAATCACGCAAAAACTCGTGAGCAAGAACTGGAGGGAAACGTTTCCCTCCAGCTTCAAACGATTGAATCTGTTTTGGAAGAAATTGGTCGCTTCAATGCTGAATCCTTTCGTACCAGCCGTTTACCGCTACTTAAGTTGCCGTCCGAAGTTCTACAAGCACTTCAAGAAGGAAAGCTTGAATTTACAAAAGCGCGAGCGATCGCACGAGTAAAAAGCGAACAGCAACGCAAATCACTACTTAAGCTGGCAATATCAAAGAACCTGAGCTTGAGTGAAATCAAACAAAAGATCGCAGCAGTCTCCCCTCCTCAAGAAAAAGCACCAGAAGTCAGCTATGCTCAACGATATGCTCAGATTGGACAACGGTTGAGAAAGTCAGCAATCTGGGAAGATCCCAAAAAGCGAATTAAGCTAGAAAAATTGCTTTCTCAACTTGACGATTTGATTGGAACTGAGAATCCATCAAATTAAATTTTCAACCTATAGCTGTGCCACCGTGACTGATCAATCCTCACTCTTCTCGCAAAACTATGATGCTTTCCTCAATAGATTGAAGGAGCGCATTCGTCACGCTCAAGTGTTGGCTGCCACAGCTCTTAACCGAGAAGCAATTTTACTGTATTGGCAGCTTGGTAAAGAAATTCTAGAGCGACAAGAGCGCGAAGGTTGGGGAGCAAAAGTTGTCGATCGACTTGCTAAAGATTTACGACGCGAATTCCCTGATGTGCAAGGATTTTCGGCGCGAAACCTCAAATACATGAGGGCATTTGCGGAGGCATATCCAGACGTTGAAATTGTGCAACGGCTGTTGCACAAATTGCCGTGGGGTCATTTGATTCGATTATTGGACAGTGTGAAGGATTCAGACCAGCGACTCTGGTACGCGCAGCAAGCGATCGAGAATGGCTGGAGCCGAACGATTTTGGAGTATCAGATTGAGAGTGGATTACACAAGCGGCAAGGTGGAGCAATTACAAATTTTGAACAGACGTTACCGCAGCCCCAATCTGACCTGGCAAGAGATTTAATCAAAGATCCGTACAACTTCTCGTTTCTGACGCTGGGTAAAAATGCCCAAGAGCGAGATCTTGAAAATGCGCTTGTCGCACACATTCGAGACTTTTTATTAGAGCTGGGAATGGGATTTTCTTTCATGGGAAGTCAGTACCCAATCGCAGTGGACGGAAAAGATTACAAACTGGATTTGTTGTTTTATCATGTTCGACTGCGTTGCTATGTGGTTATCGAACTCAAAATGGTGGAGTTTGAGCCAGAGTTTTCCGGCAAGCTTAATTTCTACGTCTCGGCGATCGATGATTTGCTACGGCATGAAGATGACCAACCCACAATCGGCATTATTCTTTGTAAGTCAAAGCGAAGAACCACAGTAGAGTATGCGCTTAGAAATGTGAGTACACCGATCGCAGTTTCCACCCACCAATTACCAGATCAGTTAAAAGAAAATCTACCGTCGAGCGAACAGCTTGAAATAGAGATTGATACTAAGCTTTCTGAAATTGCAAATCAGGAGTAATCTCAATCCGGTATGCCATGCTTTGATCTCACTCCCGCGTCAGTATTCATTTGCAGATTTCGATTCGATAGCTGGCTGGAGTTGTGCGAACTGAACACCGAAATTTTACCTTTACCAGGTTTCCAGCGCTTTCGCCTGACCAGTTCAATTTCACATCAATCGACTTATCTGGGCGCTGAGAAACGGATAGAATCTCGGATTTGATCGAGCCTGCCTTGAATTGCTTCCAGTACCGCTGATAATCTTGACGACTCACGCCCCAAGCTGGCGACAGAAAACTGTAAGCTGTATCAAAATCATGTTGATTCAACGCTTCAAAATATCGGCTCATGAAGTCTTCAACCGTCATTTGGATGGGGGTTGGATCAACAGAAGGTGAAGGAACTGAATTTGAGGACAGCGTGGGTGATTGAGTCGAAGGAATCTCTCGATTGATGCGAGTTAAGCCAATATTTAATCCAATGAGCGATGCACCTAGCACTGCTCCTAACATAACGAGTTGAGAAGGACGCATAAATTATGTGGGATAATGTGTGAAGAATGGGTGCTGCCGCACCCCATGATGAAATTTAGTGCAAATTCAACTAATCGCAGTTTCTACGTTTGACGAAAAGAACTTTTGATCGCTGTTTGACAGAGTGTTTTCTCTTGATAGTTAATCTGACGCTTGTAGCGCAACTTAATTCGTTACAGAACCTCGATCGAACACGATCAACACCTGACACGGGCGGCTGACCCGCGCTGACCCTGCCCGTGTCACGGCTTTTCTGCCTGCCGTGTCGCCCGTGTCACTCTGCATCAAGCTGTTCAATTTGTGTTAGCAAATAACGAAATTCAGGACGACTCAATCCTTTACGACGAGCGTTGTAATTGCTGTAGCTTTGATCGAAAGATAATCCTTGATTCCGATCAAGCCATTCTCCTAATTCCGCGATCGCCAGCATCAATTCTGTTCGAGAAAGCGGCGGTTTAGAAACATTTCCTCGATCATTCACTTCCTTGCTTTGCGTGTTTTGCGTCAAGGGAGATAGATCGGCTGATTTTGATTCAGACGTGGGTTGAGTCGTCTCGCTTTGGTGCTGCTCTTGCGGAAATGCTTCGCCTCGATCGAGTCCTGGATTTTCGAGTCTGGGCATTGGTTCCCATCGATTTAAGGCAGTGTGAAAATAGCCAATTCCCTTCAGAATCGAATGATTTTTGAGATGTTGGGTTGCGGTCGATCGAGAGCAGGCGGACTGAAAAGCGGATTGGTCGAGGAGCAGTTTGTTGCTGAACACATTCGTATCGCCTGCCATCTGACTGAGAAAGCCAAATTGAGTAGAGTTCGCGATCGCTAAAAAGTAAACGTTCGAGCGAGATTCTTTCTTAATGCCCAGCGCATCGAGATTCAACGCCTGAGCTGTACCGTACAAAAACTTGCGTTCTGAATTGCCTTGAATTGCTAGATATGCGATCAAGAATGCAACTTCATCCCATTCCTTGATCATGCGCTTAACACCGTAAGCTGCCGCAATGCCGTTGATTTCAGAAAAGGCGATAAAGGCAGTTCCCGGACGGTCGATCGCGATTTGCAGGGCATCGACGATTGAGGCGTGGTAAGTGGCAGGGTCGTTCCGCATCGAAATTCGCACCACTTGATCGTAGAGATGACCGGACCACAGCGCCGATTCACTGGGGCTATTTTTGCCGTCAATGCCCAAGAAGTAAGCATTCTGATGGGATCGCTTCAGCGCCGACATCACGTTGTAGAGCGTAATGTCCTTGCCTGCTTCCGATTGCCCGAAGATGAATGTTGAATAGGGTTTAGCGATCATCAAAGACTGTAAACTTTTGGGAAGCCCAATCTCACACGGCAAGTTGTACGCCCGCTCTAACTCGGTCACAGGTGAGTGGATTGAATCTTGCTGCTGAGGCGAGAGCGGGACATCCACTACGTTTCGTCCTATCTGGGTATCGATTCCGATCGTGTTCTGTAACGACAATAGTTCGGACGAATTGGGATGTGACGGTAGGGTTGGAATTGTCCTGGACTTCTCATCTAAGCGATGCCGATGCCGCGCTTCTACCATTCCCGGCAGCATTTCGATTAATTGTGCGGCTGGAATGACATTGCCATCGTAAATAATTGCGTCTTGAGCGTAGTCGTAATTACCAATGAACGACTCGTAGGAACTGAGAATTTCGTCTTCTGTCCCGGTTTGCGCTTTTTGCAAATAACCTAATAACTGGATCAAGCGACGATGCTTGTTCAGCAGCAAAATCTCCCGCTTGTCGTGCATTGTTAAGCGGTGAGATCGTGATTTCCAAAACGTGAATGCGCCCAATGCTGCCACAATCATGCCAACTGGATTGGTGGACACAAGAGCAAGCCCGATCGCAACCTGACTCGCCCCTGCCCAGTTACCGATCGTTCTAACGGTGTTTGTTTTTGTCGAAAACTCTGCGAGCAGGTCTACCAGCCGGACGGAGTTAGCTAAGTCAACGCCCCCGTCTACCACCAGCGATCGCAAAATTGATTTTGAGAAGTTTGCATCCATCGCTTTTCTCGATTGTGTATCGTTGGGGCAGAACCTACGAGAACCGCCCCTTCATTGCTATTTCGCCTGCTCGTATCCGCCTAAAAATTGTTTGACTGACCGCGCTAAGCCGATCAGCACTTCAAACCCAAACACGAGAAAGCAGGTAATCAAAACGTTCTGAAGCAACCAGTTCGACGGAACCAATAGCCCCCACAGTCCGCCTTGCCAAAGCGGGTAGTCAGTCCATAGCATTCCAAAGTCACCGATGTGCGCGACGATCGACGCGACGATGAACATTTTTCGGCGCAGCTCGGCATCCCTTACCGTCACGTCTTGCCAATAGAGCAAATCGGTTTGTTTGCCTTCGGTGCGCGACACAATCGGAACGTGCAGCCCGTTCAGGGTTTTGAGGATTTGCACCTTCACGTCATAATCCCAAAAGTCAGTACGAGGAAGCGTTTCAAACACTTGAATCAGCGCCCAAGTAAGGAAGGCAATAAGCCATGAGAACGCGAGTAGCCATTGGGCACTCACTAATCTCAGAAATGACTCAACGGTCTTTGAGTAACTAGGAACGTTGATGATTGCAAAGAAAATCGCGCCTGCCAGCATGATGAAAATTTGCCCTTTCGGGGTTTGAATGAAGCTGACGATCGCAAGGAGACGATCGACAAAATCAACATCACCATCGCCGTCTAAGTCGCCTTTTTTCTTGCTGTCTGAAGACTGAGATCGTTTGGCTTCATAGCTCGGCGGGTAAACCAATTCGCGGTTATTCGAGTTCGTTTGATTCGATTTTTTGGTATCCATGTTAATGATTCCGGTAAGGAGCAAATTCGGGCGGAGGATTGTCAGATGGCATCGGGTACGGGCTGCCAGAACGCGGAACGACGTAGGCGGGTCTGAGCATCGCGCCTTTAAGAATGCTGACGAAGTTACGATCGCAAATTACAAGTCCGTCATAAACGGGTCGATTTGGGTTGCCGTAGATCTTGAAATTGCGATATGAACGATTTCGTTCTAAGCGAGAGACAGTGTTTTCACATTGTGGTTCAATGTAATCGCGCCACTGCTCCCACGCTTTTGAGTTGGCGATGATTTGTGCTTTCGTGGCTGCATCACGCTGCGCCTGCTCGACCTTGGCTTGCTGGTCTTGGTGTTGTTTTGCCTGAGCTTCGTTTTGAGCAGAAATGGCTTGCACCGCTAGGCTTCCGGCGACGACCGCACTCACAGCAATACACCCGAAAATCACCGTGACATCTGACCTCAACTGCGCCAAACGAGATTTAGGGGTCATTGCGCTACCTCCGAGCGTTTGGATCAGAGATTGGGGGACGATCGCGAAGCATGATCACTCGCTCATTGCGTCCAGTCGCGCGTAACAAGTCGTTTTGCACTTGCGGTGATAGTGTTGCGGCATAGACTCCACAAGCAAAAGCAGCGACGATCAAGCCGTAACGAGCAGCGATCAAGAGAAGTGTTTTCATTGAGCAAACACCCCACTTGAAAGCTGGCTCGACATGGATTGCAGTAGCGCGATCGCGTCGCCTTCGGTGGCGTTGATTAGGATCTGTAAGGCGTGATCGACACTCTCGGAATAGCCTTGGAACAAGCCGTCAGCAACGTCGAGATACTGTTCGAGAGTGATCGGATCATTGCCTTCTGCCTGCACTTCGGTGTCGTGGCTCTGCCATAGTGCGAGCAAGGCAATCAGGTCAAATTTCTCTATGGCGCTGAGGCGTTCGAGGTAATCGCCAAACGCATGGCACAGCCCGTTCAGAACAATCGTATCTTTGTAGTAGTAGTGCGGCGAATCGTACTTTGATGGCATACTGGAAAGCCCTCTAGAATTGCAAAATTGTGGAGGCAACAGGGTGTCTAGGCTTTGGTCAGTCGGGACACCCTTTTTAATGCGTTAATTAGCGGTAAACAGTTGGATCAGGTGAGTGGTCAGTGGGAGCGTTGCGATCCGGTTGATTCACTTGGAATCGCAGCAGCATCGGAACAGTGTGAAAGATGACGATCGCAAGCAAAATCACACCAGCGGCATTCGTTAGGGTGTTGACCCACAAGCGAATCTTTTCGTGTCGAGGTAAGCGATCGTACTCGGTCGGAAGTTGTTTGATTTTCTCAAGCATTGGAAGTACTCCTATTAACGGCATAAGTGGTGCAGTTTTGTACAAAGTCAGAACGAAGCGATGTGGGAAATCAATCGCCGCTAGTCCCAAGACGCGATCGCTTCAATGTCGTCAAGCACAGAGGAAGTTGATTCGCTTTGGCTCAATACAATCGTTTGTGGAGACTGTAAACAAGGCTGTATCCAACAGTTCAAGATGTGTTCTAAACCGTCTTTCGGATCATCAGAACGCAGACTAGCAGCTACTTCCATCAACAATTGCTGATGGTGTCTTTTAACAATCGATAAGCGCATTTTTTACTCCACTACGATCGTGCTGAAAGTCTTAGGGCAATTTCGTACAGCCCTTTCGCATTCGTCCAGCGGGCATTTTGTGGAACACTAATTCCTCGCTTTGCTAACAGTTGCGGAATTCCAGGAAGACAAGCACCACCACCGACAGCCACGATCGCAGTCGCCGCAGGGACACGAGCTTCCGCCGCCCGGACAAACGGCTTTAATCCTTGGTTGAACCATTCAGGCAAAGCTTTGAGATAAGCCTCTCTGAAATTCCAATCTGGGCATTGAGTGCCGTACTCGAATCGCCCGGACTCAATCCCTGCTCGGATTAAGTGACGGTCTGCGGGACGTTTGAGAAATTGCCGCACACTCTCGGAAAGCGCGATCGCGTCAATTAATTTCTCAACGCCAGCATCCGGTGCATAGTCCCGATAAGTCATTTGTAGGTTGTTGAAACTGCTGACGATCGTGGTGCCATTCCCAATGTCAAACAGCAACGCATTGGTAAAGTCATAGTCGTGGCGAATTGCGTAAGCAGTTCCGGCTCCCTCTTCAAGTACTTTGCCAACGATAATGTTGACAGTTGATTCTTTTCCCAGCAATCGAATGCGATGAGTACCGGAGAGTGCTTGAGCGATCGCTTTTCCAAACGTCGCCCCGTCGTGTACAGAAGCAACGATATTGAAAAACCAGTCGCTTCGGTGCGGAAATTGAGTCAAGGCACTTAGAAAAAGTTGAAGACAAAGATCGGTTTTGCCCTCCTTAGAATCGGTGACACGATAAATTGCGGTTGGATGGCTGTAGTAAGCATTGATGCCTCCGATCCACTGCCGTCCCATCAGGTCAGAACGATTGCCGTCCAAATATTCCACATACCCCTGGTTTGCGAATGTGGCGCGTTCTTCGAGGTATAGGACGTAACTCTCTTGCAGAATTTGCCCCAGACCGGAGTAAAGTTTCTCAGCTCCGTTGCCAACATCTAGCCCGATCGCCAGAGTTTGTCGTGTCGTGTCATCTGATGCCGCATTCTGCCCAACTTTGGGCAAGTTCTTTGTCATAAAGGTCATGGTCGTCTCCCATAAAAGCTTGATGTAGTGCTGGTTTAAGCCAGCGCTCATGAGAACAGCAGAATGTGTCACCCTATGCCGTCTCAAGACTTTTTCTGCCGCTTCATGAAAGTCATGATAGCATCTAATTAGATTCTGTAAAGTTCTAATTAGATTACTTCAGAATATTTGTGAAAGCACAGAGGTAGAATTCAGATGACCGAAGCATTCCAGACCACAATGGCTAAATTCAGCATCAATGTGCCAGAACAGATAGGAGAAGATTTGCAGCGATGGGCAGACGAAGAAGGACGACCACGCGCAAATCTGGCAGCATTTTTAGTTGAATTAGCTGTTCGACAGAAGTACCCAGAAAAATACCCGCCTGAGAAAGTGGTTAAAAAACACGGGGAAACAACATGATTCAAACTGTCCTCAGACAAATCACCCTCGACTTTCCCTAAGTCAAATTCGCAGAACTTAAGTAGCAAAAAGAAGGTGACTCGTTATGACTCAGACAATCACCCAGACCACAGACCAGCGATACGTTTACAACGATCGCACTTGGGAGCAATTCAAACATCTTCAAAAAGGGTATGAAGGATTACCGGGGGTGCGGCTGTCCTATTACGAAGGAACGATCGAACTGCTTATGCCCGGACAAGATCACGAGATTTTTAGTTTCGTCATTGGAATGCTGCTTTTCAACTTCCTGACGCAAAAAGGAATTCTCATTTTCCCAACTGGATCAGCGACACAAGAGAAAGAGCAAGAAGCTTCGGCGGAAGCGGATCAATCCTTCTGTATTGGGGGCAGAAAGCCCATTCCCGACTTGTCGATCGAAGTTATCTTTACGAGCGGCAGCGAAAGCAAGCTACGCCTCTATCAAGCGTTGGGTGTTCCCGAAGTTTGGTTCTGGCAAGACGGCGTGTTGAGGTTGCATCACCTGAGAGAGCAAGGCTACGAGCGAATTGACCGCAGTGAGTTACCAGGCTTAGAAGACCTCGACATTGAACTGCTCAAACGCTGCATTCTGGTGGCTGAAACCGATCCTGGTGAAGC is drawn from Leptolyngbya sp. NIES-2104 and contains these coding sequences:
- a CDS encoding ParB/RepB/Spo0J family partition protein, producing the protein MAKSRQSLTQGLSASIAQKFIENPESVDPSQTLSLGQIHLPNKQPRRYFDPQKQAQLVQSVREYGILEPLLVRPLENGAYELVAGERRYRAAKELGLQDAPVVVKELNDQQALRVSLIENLQREDLNPVEETEAILDLLAIQIGGSRDDVASVLHRANHAKTREQELEGNVSLQLQTIESVLEEIGRFNAESFRTSRLPLLKLPSEVLQALQEGKLEFTKARAIARVKSEQQRKSLLKLAISKNLSLSEIKQKIAAVSPPQEKAPEVSYAQRYAQIGQRLRKSAIWEDPKKRIKLEKLLSQLDDLIGTENPSN
- a CDS encoding YhcG family protein, with translation MTDQSSLFSQNYDAFLNRLKERIRHAQVLAATALNREAILLYWQLGKEILERQEREGWGAKVVDRLAKDLRREFPDVQGFSARNLKYMRAFAEAYPDVEIVQRLLHKLPWGHLIRLLDSVKDSDQRLWYAQQAIENGWSRTILEYQIESGLHKRQGGAITNFEQTLPQPQSDLARDLIKDPYNFSFLTLGKNAQERDLENALVAHIRDFLLELGMGFSFMGSQYPIAVDGKDYKLDLLFYHVRLRCYVVIELKMVEFEPEFSGKLNFYVSAIDDLLRHEDDQPTIGIILCKSKRRTTVEYALRNVSTPIAVSTHQLPDQLKENLPSSEQLEIEIDTKLSEIANQE
- a CDS encoding type II toxin-antitoxin system VapC family toxin yields the protein MMQIDDEVSGVSRLFLDTSPVIYFVERNPQFVGVVDPIFERLEAEITAVVSPVTIAECLVGALRLNLAALQQAYLEILDSENVVFVESSRMIAREAARIRFEYNFQLPDALQIATAIAANCDAFLTNDIQLKRVTELRVLVVGEMEA
- a CDS encoding class I SAM-dependent DNA methyltransferase, with the protein product MATKKGTNGKNGNGANLGFEQTLWATADKMRGHMDAAEYKHVALGLIFLKYISDAFQELYDNLASRQETDYTDPEDRDEYVGENVFWVPKESRWSHIQANAKQPTIGKLIDEAMSAIEKENPRLKGVLPMQYARPDLDKQRLGELIDLISRIGLGDAASRSQDILGRVYEYFLGQFAEKEGKGGGEFYTPQSVVKLLVAMIEPYKGRIYDPCCGSGGMFVQSEKFVEAHGGRKGDIAIYGQESNPTTRRLCLMNLAIRGIDGNIGDRQADSFTNDLHKDLKADYILANPPFNISDWWNGSLADDVRWQYGTPPKGNANYGWVQHMIHHLAPNGIAGFVLANGSMSSNQSGEGDIRQAIVEADLVDCMIALPGQLFYTTQIPACLWFVTRNKKGAIGVKGFSPLRDRRGETLFIDARKLGNLVDRTHRELTETELDRIVGIYHAWRGEPEAGVYADVAGFCKSATLENIKSHGYVLTPGRYVGAEDLIEDDEPFEEKMQRLTQTLDQQFAESAKLEIAIRENLRRLGL
- a CDS encoding AAA family ATPase yields the protein MPIVAIINQKGGAGKSTIAVHLTRWLQKQKKSVVVADADAQCSSSKWLLRLEQDVPCEIIQAPDTLLDELPKLLEKYDWVIVDGPAALSETTRAVILVADLAIVPCQPTGVDLESASDTVRLIHQAQRIRRGDPKAVMFVNRAVKGTKLKDEAIEVLRLMPGVTVLETVIHQRQILADCFGQNSTVFDLTGSTAGIARRELEQLFKKALEVLDG
- a CDS encoding Uma2 family endonuclease, giving the protein MTQTITQTTDQRYVYNDRTWEQFKHLQKGYEGLPGVRLSYYEGTIELLMPGQDHEIFSFVIGMLLFNFLTQKGILIFPTGSATQEKEQEASAEADQSFCIGGRKPIPDLSIEVIFTSGSESKLRLYQALGVPEVWFWQDGVLRLHHLREQGYERIDRSELPGLEDLDIELLKRCILVAETDPGEAARVFQREIS